In Candidatus Saccharibacteria bacterium oral taxon 488, one DNA window encodes the following:
- a CDS encoding FAD-binding protein produces MNKVATYLNEHLTGEVVTHDGALADAQRDGSVLARQPELIARVADTSDVRKILRFCSQLAEKGHVLPVYARGCGTDSTGAAIGRGIAIDMAAHMHNVVGIDAKQQLVHLQSGISHRAAQAVLSTHKGLGLPEISLTGEDGTIGGAISTEAAGMLSSAYGLLSQSIHQMEVVLSSGDIVQTGRLSKRELSKKKGLATFEGELYRQLDNLITDNEALIARIDASAPEMAGFSSIAQVRQRDGSFDLTPLFIGAQGSLGIIGELIMKADFIHPELTVVSAAYSSMNAAQAAVDTALQAGASTVELIDGRLFSRAAAQGKKLAWAPKECYRGGVVVALFHAFSDRARSKAAKKLLRALRGGTALQVELRDMEMKEVFTLHSVLTLAEHPADEHGVVPQVFSGMWLPGVQLDGFIKSMRALEKEYGVAMPLFIDATTGMINSYPVFSSKKVSDRQRILKLCSDMVRIVTSHEGSFAGFGGEGRLKAAFVQPTLTSEERDLYAKIKHIFDPKGILAPGIKTAVPMKQLAEELNAWCRLAG; encoded by the coding sequence ATGAATAAGGTTGCGACGTATTTGAATGAACATCTGACGGGTGAAGTAGTGACGCATGACGGTGCTTTGGCGGATGCGCAGCGGGATGGGAGTGTGCTGGCGCGGCAGCCGGAGTTGATCGCACGAGTGGCGGACACCAGTGATGTGCGCAAGATTTTGCGGTTTTGTTCGCAACTGGCGGAGAAGGGTCACGTCCTACCGGTGTATGCGCGCGGATGCGGCACGGATAGTACGGGCGCGGCGATCGGGCGCGGTATCGCCATCGACATGGCGGCACACATGCATAATGTCGTCGGAATTGATGCTAAGCAGCAGCTAGTCCACCTCCAGTCGGGTATTTCTCATAGAGCAGCGCAAGCGGTGCTGTCAACGCACAAGGGTTTGGGTCTGCCGGAGATTTCATTGACAGGTGAGGATGGCACGATTGGTGGTGCGATTAGTACTGAAGCAGCTGGCATGTTGTCCTCGGCGTACGGCCTGTTGAGTCAGTCGATTCACCAAATGGAAGTCGTCCTGTCAAGTGGCGATATTGTACAGACCGGTCGGCTGTCGAAGCGTGAACTGAGCAAGAAGAAAGGCTTGGCGACGTTTGAGGGCGAATTGTACCGGCAGCTGGATAATTTGATAACCGATAATGAAGCGCTGATTGCTCGGATTGATGCTAGCGCGCCAGAGATGGCCGGCTTTTCGAGTATCGCTCAGGTGCGGCAGCGCGACGGCTCGTTTGACCTCACACCGCTGTTTATTGGTGCTCAAGGCAGTCTCGGTATCATCGGCGAACTAATTATGAAGGCTGACTTCATCCATCCAGAACTGACCGTGGTGAGCGCCGCGTATAGTTCAATGAATGCAGCGCAGGCTGCGGTTGACACAGCGCTCCAAGCAGGCGCCTCGACAGTCGAGCTGATCGACGGGCGGCTCTTCTCGCGGGCGGCAGCTCAGGGCAAGAAACTAGCATGGGCGCCGAAAGAATGCTATCGCGGCGGCGTGGTGGTAGCGCTCTTTCACGCATTTTCAGACCGAGCGCGTAGCAAGGCCGCCAAGAAGTTACTGCGCGCGCTTCGCGGTGGTACGGCCCTGCAGGTTGAGCTACGCGACATGGAAATGAAAGAGGTGTTTACGCTGCACTCAGTGCTGACCTTGGCGGAGCATCCGGCTGACGAGCACGGTGTCGTGCCGCAGGTATTCTCTGGGATGTGGCTGCCGGGTGTGCAGCTGGACGGCTTTATCAAGTCGATGCGTGCACTCGAGAAAGAATATGGCGTGGCCATGCCGCTGTTTATCGACGCGACGACTGGTATGATTAATAGCTATCCGGTATTCTCGAGCAAAAAGGTCAGTGACCGCCAGCGTATCCTCAAACTCTGCTCGGACATGGTGCGGATCGTGACCAGCCACGAAGGGTCGTTCGCGGGCTTTGGCGGCGAGGGTCGGCTCAAGGCGGCGTTTGTCCAGCCAACACTCACGTCCGAGGAGCGTGACCTGTACGCAAAAATCAAGCACATCTTTGATCCAAAAGGCATCCTCGCGCCGGGTATCAAGACTGCCGTGCCGATGAAGCAGTTGGCAGAAGAATTAAATGCTTGGTGCCGGCTGGCGGGCTGA
- the typA gene encoding translational GTPase TypA: MKDASKIRNIAIIAHVDHGKTTMVDGLLKQSRTFRDNQAEMSQELIMDSGDQEHERGITITAKQTSIFYGDYKINIIDTPGHADFSGEVERTLQMADGVLLIVDAQEGPMPQTKFVLSKALELGLRPVVVINKIDKPARRIAEVEDELSDLFLELATDDAQLQYPIYYAIGRDGKAWREIPANPSDNADLTPIFEAIINDIPAPSVTADGGFQMLVTSLQYDTFQGKYAIGRIARGSVKRGLAVSLLKHGEVSGSARIEKVFGYRGLNREELDEAFAGDIVALVGVSEAHIGDTIADKEQPEALPVIAIEAPTLSMYLGPNTSPMKGREGEFTTSRQIGDRLRRELETNVALRVEENGIGFTVSGRGELHLSVLIETMRREGFEFEVGRPQVVTITEDGVEKEPIEELQIEIGSEFIGAISQELGARHAEMKSQETTASGATRITYVLPTRALIGLRNVLLTATKGTVMMNSLPYGYQPLGGKLPKTRGGVLIAFEAGTTTPYALQAAEARGELLVGPGTEVYAGMIVGIYNRQEDIEINVCKAKHLTNMRSKSSDGTVQLTPFTQFSLEQCIDFIEDDELLEVTPKSLRLRKRYLDANERKRAAKR; this comes from the coding sequence ATGAAGGACGCTAGCAAGATTCGAAATATTGCCATTATTGCCCACGTCGATCACGGCAAGACGACCATGGTTGATGGGCTGCTCAAACAGTCGCGCACATTTCGCGACAACCAGGCTGAGATGAGCCAAGAACTGATCATGGATTCGGGCGATCAGGAGCACGAACGCGGTATCACCATCACCGCCAAACAGACCTCGATTTTTTACGGTGATTATAAAATCAATATCATCGACACGCCGGGACACGCGGACTTTTCGGGCGAGGTCGAGCGGACACTGCAGATGGCGGACGGCGTCTTGCTGATCGTTGATGCGCAGGAAGGGCCGATGCCGCAGACGAAGTTTGTGCTTTCAAAGGCGCTGGAACTGGGCTTGAGGCCGGTGGTGGTGATCAATAAAATTGATAAGCCAGCCAGGCGAATTGCCGAGGTTGAAGATGAACTGAGCGATCTATTTTTGGAGCTAGCGACCGACGATGCTCAACTGCAATATCCGATTTATTATGCTATCGGGCGCGACGGCAAAGCCTGGCGAGAGATTCCTGCCAACCCGAGCGACAACGCCGATCTCACACCGATTTTTGAGGCGATTATCAACGACATCCCTGCACCGAGCGTCACAGCTGATGGCGGTTTCCAGATGTTAGTGACCAGCCTACAGTACGACACCTTCCAGGGCAAATATGCCATCGGACGGATCGCTCGCGGGTCGGTCAAGCGCGGGCTGGCGGTTAGCCTACTGAAACACGGCGAGGTGTCGGGCTCAGCGAGAATTGAGAAAGTTTTTGGCTACCGCGGGCTGAACCGCGAAGAGCTTGACGAGGCGTTTGCCGGCGATATCGTGGCGCTAGTGGGCGTCAGCGAGGCGCACATTGGCGATACGATTGCCGACAAAGAACAGCCGGAAGCCCTGCCGGTAATCGCCATCGAAGCGCCGACGCTGAGCATGTACCTCGGCCCAAACACCAGCCCGATGAAAGGGCGCGAGGGAGAATTTACCACGTCGCGGCAAATTGGCGACCGGCTGCGACGGGAACTAGAAACCAACGTGGCATTGCGCGTCGAAGAAAACGGCATCGGCTTTACGGTGTCTGGCCGCGGTGAATTACACCTCAGCGTCTTGATCGAGACCATGCGGCGCGAAGGCTTTGAGTTCGAAGTTGGCCGCCCGCAAGTGGTGACCATCACCGAGGACGGCGTTGAAAAAGAGCCAATTGAGGAACTACAAATCGAAATCGGCAGCGAATTCATCGGCGCGATCAGCCAGGAGCTCGGTGCGCGCCATGCTGAGATGAAATCGCAAGAAACCACCGCCAGCGGCGCTACTCGCATCACCTACGTGCTGCCGACCAGGGCTTTGATTGGTCTGCGCAACGTGCTATTGACCGCCACCAAAGGCACGGTGATGATGAATTCCCTGCCATATGGCTATCAACCGCTGGGCGGCAAATTGCCAAAAACCCGCGGCGGTGTGCTCATCGCTTTTGAAGCTGGCACCACCACGCCGTATGCTCTGCAGGCGGCCGAAGCGCGCGGCGAACTCTTGGTCGGGCCTGGCACGGAAGTCTACGCCGGCATGATCGTCGGTATTTATAACCGCCAAGAAGACATCGAAATCAACGTTTGTAAAGCCAAGCACCTGACCAACATGCGTTCCAAATCGTCCGATGGCACGGTGCAGCTGACGCCATTTACGCAGTTTAGCCTGGAGCAATGCATCGACTTTATCGAGGACGACGAGCTGCTGGAAGTGACGCCAAAATCTTTGCGTCTGCGTAAACGTTACCTCGACGCTAATGAGCGAAAGCGCGCCGCCAAGCGATAG
- a CDS encoding oligoribonuclease yields MNTNTEYDPLPPGLFVWMDLEYTTTDVDTARILEVAAIITNRQLEQIGEPFSLPCKPDDFSGHSMPESVVDMHTRNGLLDDVSVSKYNEAALEKQALNWLQQTANDAILIHCGYYLQCDREILARRMPALYERLGFRQLDMRCLEEMADAWTSQGRYRRTNHHNHRALGDVREAILLGGKYKERFIPREMSHDA; encoded by the coding sequence ATGAACACTAACACCGAATACGACCCACTTCCACCCGGCCTCTTTGTCTGGATGGATTTGGAGTATACGACGACCGATGTTGATACGGCGCGGATACTCGAAGTCGCTGCGATTATCACTAATCGCCAGCTGGAACAAATTGGCGAGCCGTTTTCTTTACCCTGCAAGCCCGATGACTTCTCTGGGCATTCTATGCCCGAATCGGTTGTCGATATGCACACACGAAATGGCTTGCTGGACGATGTCTCCGTGTCAAAGTACAACGAGGCCGCACTCGAAAAGCAAGCGCTCAATTGGCTACAGCAAACCGCAAATGACGCTATTTTAATTCACTGCGGCTATTATCTGCAATGTGACCGCGAGATCCTCGCAAGGCGCATGCCCGCGCTGTACGAGCGTTTGGGATTCCGGCAACTTGACATGCGCTGCCTCGAGGAAATGGCCGATGCTTGGACGAGCCAAGGTCGATATCGCCGAACCAACCACCACAATCATCGTGCACTCGGCGATGTGAGGGAGGCGATTTTACTGGGTGGAAAATATAAGGAGCGGTTTATACCGCGAGAAATGTCACACGATGCTTAG
- a CDS encoding TrmH family RNA methyltransferase, producing the protein MQDTRNVIDKFKGRSEAEIMKELDAKDHGLVIALENTERDFNMGTIVRSANAFGVRQIYVIGRRQWNKRGAMMTDKYLHVHYVGSTAEFVELMRSENREIIAIDNIPGSVNMAETTLTKRAVLVFGQEGPGISEEMAQAADKIVAIEQFGSTRSINVGAAATVAMYCWLQQHVLD; encoded by the coding sequence ATGCAAGATACGCGAAATGTGATTGACAAATTCAAAGGTCGGAGCGAGGCGGAGATCATGAAAGAACTAGACGCCAAGGACCACGGCCTGGTGATTGCTCTGGAGAACACCGAGCGGGATTTTAATATGGGGACGATCGTCAGGAGCGCCAATGCGTTTGGCGTGCGGCAGATTTACGTCATCGGTCGGCGGCAATGGAACAAGCGCGGCGCCATGATGACGGATAAATATTTGCATGTACATTACGTTGGCTCGACAGCGGAGTTTGTCGAGCTAATGCGGTCTGAAAACAGAGAAATTATTGCGATTGATAATATCCCGGGCAGTGTCAATATGGCGGAGACGACCCTAACAAAGCGCGCGGTGCTGGTGTTTGGCCAAGAGGGTCCGGGAATCTCCGAGGAGATGGCGCAAGCGGCAGACAAGATAGTGGCTATTGAACAATTCGGCTCAACCCGCTCCATCAACGTCGGCGCGGCAGCCACTGTGGCGATGTATTGCTGGCTGCAGCAGCATGTGCTCGATTGA
- a CDS encoding histidine--tRNA ligase, which produces MSNLSTQSYKGARDYFPEDKRLQNYIFKVWHATAQSFGYEEYGAPLVEPLDIYTAKSGQELAGEQTYLFTDRGGRQVAIRPEMTPSISRMVASRRQELAMPARLYSIANFMRYERPQRGREREFWQLNADLFGAEGPWADAEIIEFGYRSIMNFGAREDMFTVRVNNRQLINQLMSSFLGLDVIGAQMMTRLLDRKNKISPEAFREQAIEIFGSEEAKAGLPKLAQLISMRSVDDLPEELADSPSVQQLRQVMTLLRQKGIGNAMFDVTLMRGLDYYTGTVFEFFDNSPENNRALFGGGRYDGLVGLFGVEPVATVGVGLGATTMQQFLEVHELLPKLTTHTDVYIIAVDAASLGGADTLARTLRSEGVRAELDFSGRKLDKQLKTALKKNIPFVAFVGEEEVASGVYTIKNLIESTEQKVSLERMISVVKDRRYDGDDDAAFEI; this is translated from the coding sequence ATGAGCAATTTATCAACTCAGAGTTACAAGGGCGCGCGCGATTATTTCCCGGAGGACAAGCGCCTGCAGAATTATATTTTCAAGGTGTGGCACGCCACGGCGCAGAGTTTTGGGTACGAGGAGTACGGTGCACCGCTCGTCGAGCCGCTGGATATTTACACCGCCAAGTCGGGGCAGGAGTTAGCGGGCGAGCAGACGTACTTGTTCACCGATCGTGGTGGTCGTCAGGTGGCAATTCGCCCAGAGATGACGCCGTCGATTTCTCGCATGGTGGCCAGTCGGCGCCAGGAACTGGCCATGCCGGCCCGGCTGTATTCTATCGCTAATTTCATGCGCTACGAACGGCCACAGCGCGGACGGGAACGCGAGTTTTGGCAGCTGAATGCTGATTTGTTTGGCGCGGAGGGGCCGTGGGCCGATGCGGAGATTATCGAGTTTGGCTACCGCAGTATCATGAACTTTGGTGCGCGCGAAGACATGTTTACGGTGCGGGTGAATAATCGCCAGTTGATCAATCAGTTGATGAGCAGTTTTCTCGGACTCGACGTGATCGGTGCGCAGATGATGACGCGGCTGCTTGATCGCAAGAATAAGATTTCGCCAGAAGCTTTCCGCGAGCAAGCCATTGAGATTTTTGGCTCAGAAGAGGCCAAGGCGGGCCTGCCAAAGTTGGCGCAGCTAATTAGCATGCGCAGTGTCGATGATTTACCAGAGGAGCTGGCGGATAGTCCGAGTGTCCAGCAGCTTCGCCAGGTGATGACCCTGCTGCGTCAGAAGGGCATCGGTAATGCGATGTTTGACGTGACGCTGATGCGCGGGCTGGATTATTATACTGGTACGGTGTTTGAGTTTTTTGATAATTCGCCGGAGAATAATCGAGCGCTATTCGGCGGTGGGCGCTATGATGGGCTAGTCGGACTATTTGGTGTCGAGCCGGTCGCTACGGTCGGCGTGGGGCTCGGTGCGACGACGATGCAGCAGTTTCTCGAGGTGCACGAGTTACTACCAAAACTAACGACGCATACCGATGTGTACATCATCGCGGTGGACGCGGCATCGCTAGGTGGTGCAGATACTTTGGCGCGGACGCTGCGCAGCGAGGGGGTGCGGGCCGAGTTAGATTTCAGCGGGCGTAAGTTAGATAAGCAGCTGAAAACTGCGCTGAAAAAGAACATCCCATTCGTAGCGTTTGTCGGCGAGGAAGAAGTCGCTTCGGGTGTCTACACGATCAAAAACCTCATCGAGTCAACCGAGCAAAAAGTCAGTCTCGAGCGCATGATCAGCGTGGTCAAAGATCGACGCTACGACGGTGATGACGACGCGGCGTTTGAGATTTAG
- a CDS encoding VOC family protein — protein sequence MSKANSHIDYIEFPAKSVKELSAAKDFFTEVFGWSYQQWGDDYADTNDSGVGSGINAEDPATAPLPVIYVTDIQAVYNKVKTAGASITKEIFNFPGGKRFHFQDPAGNELAVWSE from the coding sequence ATGAGTAAGGCGAACAGCCATATCGACTACATAGAGTTTCCAGCAAAGAGCGTGAAGGAGTTGAGCGCAGCAAAAGACTTCTTTACCGAGGTATTTGGTTGGTCATATCAACAATGGGGTGATGACTATGCGGACACAAACGACAGCGGCGTGGGTAGTGGTATCAATGCCGAGGATCCAGCAACTGCTCCGCTTCCAGTGATCTATGTTACTGACATTCAGGCGGTCTACAACAAGGTGAAGACAGCCGGCGCTTCGATTACCAAAGAGATATTTAATTTTCCTGGCGGTAAACGCTTTCATTTTCAAGACCCGGCGGGCAATGAGCTTGCTGTTTGGTCGGAGTAA